A region of Thiobacter sp. AK1 DNA encodes the following proteins:
- a CDS encoding ABC transporter permease: protein MPIEPVLLWTDLLIYLLLLVVGLYAWQARRRPHLATPWRRLARRPAAMAAAVILAAFVLVGLADSVHLRLPLPEQAPGAPRQYAPETLSLLDLALKPLRDQKEKTYSAPFATHLYAMETVEEPDGRIKRLYPRLRYGGAHLGEDLERRTADIMHRALRGTLTALLVWLAILTLVAWRLKGRESGGLAEAGRRLLRGETELPWRTMLVTLGVILWLASLAAHWVPAWHIFGTDKVGQDVFYLSLKSIRTGLVIGTLTTLVMLPFALALGIMAGYFRGWVDDVIQYLYTTLNSIPGVLLIAAAVLVLQVRMDQLPELTLVERADLRLLFLCMILGITSWTGLCRLLRAETLKLREMEFIEAAQAFGVGPARIMLRHVLPNVMHIVLITITLEFSGLVLAEAVLAYVGVGVDPSMQSWGNMINGARLELAREPVVWWLLAAAFAFMFVLVLAANVFADAVRDAFDPRVE, encoded by the coding sequence ATGCCCATCGAGCCCGTCCTGCTGTGGACCGATCTGCTCATCTACCTGCTCTTGCTGGTGGTGGGGTTGTACGCCTGGCAGGCGCGGCGGCGCCCCCACTTGGCCACGCCCTGGCGCCGCCTGGCACGCCGGCCGGCAGCGATGGCGGCGGCGGTGATCCTGGCCGCCTTCGTGCTGGTGGGGCTTGCGGACTCTGTACATTTGCGCCTGCCTCTGCCGGAACAGGCCCCCGGTGCGCCGCGCCAATACGCGCCGGAGACGCTGAGCCTACTGGATCTCGCGCTCAAGCCCTTGCGCGACCAGAAGGAAAAGACCTATTCCGCACCGTTTGCCACCCATCTCTATGCCATGGAAACGGTGGAGGAACCGGACGGGCGCATCAAGCGCCTCTACCCGCGGCTGCGCTACGGTGGCGCCCATTTGGGTGAAGACCTCGAGCGGCGCACTGCCGACATTATGCACCGGGCGCTGCGTGGAACTCTCACGGCGCTCCTCGTTTGGCTCGCCATCCTGACTCTGGTCGCGTGGCGACTCAAGGGGCGTGAAAGCGGCGGCCTGGCCGAGGCGGGACGTCGGCTGCTGCGCGGGGAGACCGAGCTGCCGTGGCGCACCATGCTGGTTACTTTGGGTGTGATTCTCTGGTTGGCATCACTGGCTGCCCACTGGGTACCAGCGTGGCACATCTTTGGCACCGACAAGGTCGGGCAGGATGTGTTTTACCTCTCTCTCAAGAGCATCCGTACCGGATTGGTGATCGGCACGCTCACTACCCTGGTGATGCTGCCCTTCGCCCTGGCGTTGGGCATCATGGCCGGCTATTTTCGCGGTTGGGTGGACGACGTGATCCAGTACCTCTACACCACGCTCAACTCCATTCCGGGTGTGCTCCTCATTGCCGCGGCGGTGCTGGTGCTGCAGGTGCGCATGGATCAGTTGCCGGAACTCACGCTGGTGGAGCGGGCGGATCTGCGGCTTTTGTTTTTATGCATGATTCTGGGCATCACTAGCTGGACGGGTCTGTGCCGGCTGCTGCGGGCCGAGACCCTCAAGCTTCGGGAAATGGAGTTCATTGAGGCGGCCCAGGCCTTCGGTGTGGGGCCGGCGCGCATCATGCTGCGCCACGTGCTGCCCAACGTGATGCACATCGTGCTCATCACCATCACCCTGGAATTCAGCGGATTGGTGTTGGCAGAGGCGGTGCTGGCCTATGTCGGGGTGGGCGTCGATCCCTCCATGCAGAGCTGGGGCAACATGATCAATGGCGCCCGTCTGGAACTGGCGCGGGAGCCGGTGGTGTGGTGGTTACTGGCGGCGGCTTTCGCCTTCATGTTCGTGCTGGTGCTGGCGGCGAACGTGTTCGCCGACGCGGTGCGCGATGCCTTCGATCCACGGGTGGAATGA
- a CDS encoding ABC transporter permease, with protein sequence MLAYVIRRVLYAIPILIGVNVLIFALFFAVNTPDDMARLHLGVKHVTPEAIAKWKAERGYDKPLFFNPQAQGLARFTDTIFASRAVPMFAFRFGAADDGRDISREIRTRMWPSLAVAVPVFVIGLLVNITFALILAFFRATYVDAAGVVLCVAMMSISGLFYIIGGQFLVSKLLHLVPISGYQDGLDAFKFLVLPVTVGVISGIGSGTRWYRTIFLEEMGKDYVRTARAKGLAESVVLFRHVLSNGMIPILTGAVVVIPTLFMGSLILESFFGIPGLGSYTIDAIRQQDFAIVHAMVCLGSFLYIVGLLLTDISYTLVDPRIRLS encoded by the coding sequence ATGCTTGCCTACGTCATCCGGCGCGTGCTCTACGCCATTCCCATCTTGATCGGTGTGAACGTGCTCATCTTCGCCCTGTTCTTTGCCGTGAACACGCCGGACGACATGGCGCGGCTGCATCTCGGGGTCAAGCACGTGACGCCGGAGGCGATCGCCAAGTGGAAGGCGGAGCGGGGTTATGACAAGCCGCTGTTCTTCAATCCACAGGCGCAAGGGCTCGCCCGCTTCACCGACACCATCTTCGCCAGTCGCGCCGTTCCCATGTTCGCGTTCCGCTTTGGCGCCGCCGATGACGGACGTGACATCAGCCGCGAGATCCGCACCCGCATGTGGCCCAGTCTCGCCGTGGCGGTGCCCGTGTTTGTGATCGGCTTGCTGGTCAATATCACCTTTGCGCTGATCCTTGCCTTCTTCCGCGCCACCTATGTCGATGCCGCAGGCGTGGTGCTATGTGTGGCCATGATGTCCATTTCCGGGCTCTTTTACATCATCGGCGGTCAGTTCCTGGTGAGCAAGCTTTTGCATCTGGTGCCCATCTCTGGCTACCAAGATGGGCTCGATGCCTTCAAGTTCCTGGTGCTGCCGGTGACGGTGGGCGTGATCTCGGGGATTGGCAGCGGCACGCGCTGGTATCGCACCATTTTCCTGGAGGAAATGGGCAAGGACTACGTGCGCACCGCGCGTGCCAAAGGGCTGGCGGAATCGGTGGTGTTGTTCCGACACGTGCTCAGTAACGGCATGATCCCGATTCTCACCGGTGCGGTGGTGGTGATTCCGACGCTGTTCATGGGCAGCCTGATCCTGGAATCTTTTTTCGGCATCCCGGGGCTGGGCAGCTATACCATCGACGCCATCCGTCAACAGGACTTCGCCATCGTGCATGCCATGGTGTGTCTGGGATCGTTCCTCTACATCGTGGGCCTGCTGCTAACGGACATTTCCTACACCCTGGTCGATCCCCGCATCCGGCTTTCATGA
- a CDS encoding ABC transporter substrate-binding protein, with translation MSVLRLALLLPLMILTACGEPPWNDPYPAAERGQNIRYSAFSERPKHLDPARSYSSNEVEFIGQIYEPPLQYHYLKRPYQLIPLTAVEVPQPRYYDAQGRRLPADAPAARIAYSIYEIRIRPGIHYQPHPAFARDAAGRLIYDPIPPKLLARVDKPSDFPVTGTRELTAEDYVYQLKRLAHPRLNSPIYGLMSEYIVGLREFAAELDRRLKQASPESWLDLRTIPLAGAEVVDRYTYRIRIRGKYPQFAYWLAMPFFAPVPWEADRFYAQPGMQEKNLVLDWFPVGTGPYMLTVNDPNRQMVLERNPNFHGETYPTEGEPGDREAGLLRDAGKPLPFIDKAVYSLEKEDIPYWNKFLQGYYDSSGISSDTFDQAIRIGATGDAALTEALQRKNIRLVTTVMTTIGYLGFNMQDPVVGGLGERARKLRQAISIAVDMEERISIFNNGRGIPAHGPIPPGIFGYREGRAGINPYVYDWVNGHAQRKSIAEARRLLAEAGYPNGRDAQTGRPLVLYFDTAAVGADSKSRLEWLVKQFRKLDIELVIRATDYNRFQDKMLKGTAQIFEWGWNADYPDPENFLFLLYGPNRKVGANGENAANYENPEFDRLFEQMKNMDNGPQRQAIIDQMVEIVRRDAPWVWGFYPKAFGLYHAWLMNAKPNLMANNGLKYLRLDPALRERSRREWNQPVLWPVWTGFALLVAGLVPAAVSYWRREHRPPKKG, from the coding sequence ATGAGTGTCCTGCGCTTGGCCCTCTTGCTTCCGCTAATGATATTGACCGCCTGCGGCGAGCCGCCCTGGAATGATCCCTATCCGGCGGCGGAGCGCGGGCAGAACATCCGCTATAGCGCATTTTCAGAACGGCCCAAGCATCTCGATCCGGCTCGCTCCTACAGCTCCAACGAGGTAGAGTTCATCGGCCAGATCTATGAGCCGCCGCTGCAGTATCACTATCTGAAGCGGCCCTATCAGCTCATTCCCCTCACCGCTGTAGAAGTGCCCCAGCCACGCTATTACGATGCCCAGGGGCGGCGCCTGCCCGCCGATGCGCCGGCGGCACGCATTGCCTATAGCATCTATGAGATCCGCATTCGCCCGGGCATCCATTATCAACCCCATCCGGCCTTTGCCCGGGACGCTGCAGGGCGCCTGATTTATGACCCCATTCCGCCGAAACTGCTGGCACGGGTGGACAAGCCCAGCGATTTCCCCGTCACCGGCACGCGCGAGCTCACCGCCGAGGATTACGTGTACCAGCTCAAGCGGCTGGCGCACCCACGGCTCAATTCACCCATCTATGGGCTGATGAGCGAGTACATCGTCGGCTTGCGTGAATTCGCCGCCGAATTGGACCGACGCCTGAAGCAGGCATCACCGGAAAGCTGGCTCGATCTGCGCACGATCCCTCTGGCAGGAGCGGAGGTGGTGGACCGCTACACCTACCGGATCCGCATTCGCGGCAAATATCCTCAGTTTGCCTACTGGCTTGCCATGCCCTTCTTCGCCCCCGTGCCATGGGAGGCAGATCGCTTCTACGCGCAGCCTGGCATGCAGGAGAAGAATCTGGTGCTGGACTGGTTCCCGGTGGGAACCGGCCCCTACATGCTGACGGTGAATGACCCCAACCGGCAGATGGTGCTGGAACGCAACCCCAACTTCCATGGTGAGACCTACCCCACCGAGGGCGAGCCCGGCGACCGCGAGGCCGGACTGCTGCGTGATGCCGGCAAGCCCTTGCCTTTCATCGACAAGGCGGTCTACAGCCTGGAGAAGGAGGACATTCCCTACTGGAACAAGTTTCTGCAGGGCTATTACGACAGTTCCGGCATCAGCTCGGATACCTTCGATCAGGCCATCCGGATCGGTGCCACTGGCGATGCGGCGTTGACTGAAGCGCTCCAGCGGAAGAACATCCGTCTCGTGACCACGGTGATGACCACCATCGGTTACCTGGGCTTCAACATGCAAGACCCGGTGGTGGGCGGGCTTGGCGAACGCGCGCGCAAGCTGCGCCAGGCGATTTCCATCGCTGTGGATATGGAGGAGCGCATCTCCATTTTCAACAACGGACGGGGGATTCCCGCCCATGGCCCCATTCCACCGGGCATCTTCGGCTACCGCGAGGGCCGCGCCGGCATCAACCCCTACGTGTACGACTGGGTGAATGGCCACGCCCAGCGCAAGTCCATCGCCGAGGCACGGCGCCTGCTGGCGGAGGCCGGCTATCCCAACGGGCGCGATGCGCAAACGGGGCGGCCCCTAGTGCTCTATTTCGACACCGCAGCGGTGGGGGCGGATTCCAAGTCGCGCCTGGAGTGGTTGGTGAAACAGTTCCGCAAGCTGGACATCGAGCTGGTGATTCGCGCCACGGACTACAACCGCTTCCAGGACAAGATGCTCAAGGGCACCGCGCAGATCTTTGAATGGGGCTGGAATGCGGACTATCCCGATCCCGAGAACTTCCTGTTCCTGCTCTACGGGCCAAACCGCAAGGTAGGCGCGAACGGCGAGAACGCCGCCAACTACGAAAACCCGGAATTCGACCGTCTGTTCGAGCAGATGAAGAACATGGACAACGGCCCACAGCGCCAGGCTATCATCGATCAGATGGTCGAAATCGTGCGGCGAGATGCGCCCTGGGTGTGGGGCTTTTATCCCAAGGCCTTTGGGCTTTATCACGCCTGGCTCATGAATGCCAAGCCCAATCTCATGGCCAACAACGGGCTCAAGTATCTGCGGCTCGACCCCGCCCTGCGAGAACGCAGCCGGCGGGAATGGAACCAGCCCGTACTCTGGCCGGTATGGACGGGGTTTGCCCTGCTGGTGGCGGGACTCGTGCCCGCCGCCGTGAGCTATTGGCGGCGCGAGCATCGCCCGCCAAAGAAAGGCTAG
- the fabI gene encoding enoyl-ACP reductase FabI has translation MGFLAGKRILVTGMLSNRSIAYGIAKACQREGAELSFTYQGERTRERVLGLAQEFGSDRVFEMDVASDEQIDQAFAQLKTHWDGLDGVVHSIAFVPKAALAGDYLSSVNREYFRIAHDISAYSFTALAKAALPLMEGRPGALLTLSYLGAVRSVANYNVMGLAKASLESSVYYLAQSLGPKGIRVNAISAGPIKTLAASGITDFHKILEHVERNAPLRRNVTIEEVGNTAAFLLSDLASGITGEITYVDAGFNTTVGAG, from the coding sequence ATGGGATTCCTCGCAGGCAAACGCATTCTCGTCACTGGCATGCTGTCCAACCGCTCCATTGCCTACGGCATTGCCAAGGCCTGTCAACGGGAAGGAGCGGAACTTTCCTTCACCTATCAGGGCGAGCGCACGCGCGAGCGCGTGCTGGGGCTGGCCCAGGAATTCGGATCCGACCGGGTATTCGAGATGGACGTCGCCTCGGACGAGCAGATCGATCAAGCGTTCGCCCAGCTCAAGACGCACTGGGACGGACTGGATGGCGTGGTGCATTCCATCGCCTTCGTGCCCAAGGCGGCCCTGGCCGGCGATTATCTCAGTTCCGTGAACCGGGAATATTTCCGCATCGCCCACGACATCAGCGCCTACAGCTTCACCGCCCTGGCCAAGGCAGCACTGCCCCTCATGGAAGGTCGCCCGGGCGCCCTGCTTACCCTCTCCTACCTGGGTGCGGTGCGCTCGGTAGCCAATTACAACGTCATGGGCCTGGCCAAAGCGAGCTTGGAATCCAGCGTCTATTATCTGGCCCAAAGCCTCGGGCCCAAGGGCATTCGCGTCAATGCCATCTCCGCCGGCCCCATCAAGACCTTGGCCGCCTCCGGCATTACCGACTTCCACAAGATCCTGGAACACGTGGAACGCAATGCCCCCCTGCGCCGGAACGTCACCATCGAGGAAGTGGGCAACACCGCTGCCTTCCTGTTAAGCGACCTGGCTTCCGGCATCACCGGCGAAATCACCTACGTGGACGCGGGCTTCAATACCACGGTGGGCGCGGGCTGA
- a CDS encoding CheR family methyltransferase, producing the protein MSRDRTAGTQHSSEPHGQDGREFPFTEQDFERVRKLIYERAGISLSPIKREMVYSRLARRLRATGHRSFAEYLTHLERGYPEELEAFTNALTTNLTAFYREAHHFPILQEFLRPRMRQPQIHIWCAAASTGEEAYSIAMSVAELFGSIPPHVKILASDVDTQVLEKARAGIYPLERVQKLPEHLVRKYFLLGQEGVARVKPELREMITYRRINLLDERWPMHGPFDAIFCRNVMIYFDRPTQRRILEKFVPLLTQDGLLFAGHSESFHYATDLFKLRGRTVYELAAEARARAWRG; encoded by the coding sequence ATGAGCCGAGACCGCACAGCCGGCACGCAGCACTCGAGCGAGCCCCACGGCCAAGATGGTCGGGAGTTTCCCTTCACCGAACAGGATTTCGAGCGCGTCCGCAAGCTCATCTACGAGCGAGCCGGCATTTCGCTCTCACCCATCAAGCGCGAGATGGTGTATAGCCGGCTCGCGCGGCGCTTGCGTGCCACCGGCCATCGCAGCTTCGCCGAATACCTCACCCACCTGGAGCGCGGCTACCCGGAAGAATTGGAAGCCTTCACCAATGCGCTCACCACCAATTTGACGGCGTTTTATCGCGAGGCGCACCATTTCCCCATCCTGCAGGAATTCCTCCGCCCACGCATGCGCCAACCCCAGATCCATATCTGGTGTGCGGCCGCCTCGACTGGCGAGGAGGCCTACTCCATCGCCATGAGCGTGGCCGAGCTGTTTGGTAGCATCCCGCCCCATGTGAAGATCCTGGCCTCCGACGTGGACACTCAAGTGCTGGAAAAAGCGCGCGCAGGCATCTACCCACTCGAACGGGTGCAAAAGCTGCCCGAGCATCTGGTGCGCAAATATTTCCTGCTCGGCCAGGAAGGGGTGGCGCGGGTGAAACCCGAGCTTCGGGAGATGATCACCTACCGCCGCATCAACCTGCTGGATGAGCGCTGGCCCATGCACGGGCCCTTCGATGCGATCTTCTGCCGCAATGTGATGATTTATTTCGACAGACCCACGCAGCGGCGGATCCTGGAAAAATTCGTGCCCCTCTTGACCCAGGACGGATTGCTCTTCGCCGGCCATTCCGAGAGCTTTCATTACGCCACCGACCTGTTCAAGCTCCGCGGCCGCACGGTGTATGAGCTCGCTGCCGAAGCCCGCGCACGGGCCTGGCGAGGTTGA
- a CDS encoding SurA N-terminal domain-containing protein, whose protein sequence is MLSDTIHERMKGWFARILLGLIIISFALFGVDAYFRGTGGAQWVAEVDGQKISAVEFDDLLKREQARLRELGERDHARLESTELRQRVLEELIRSRVLFEAARSRGYDIPEETLLAQLATEPAFQEEGRFSERRLNAFLAQRGWSRSQFLQLLRQEALANQMLGVAVASAIVPQVAAEQLAQALAESREVSRAVMSADALMGQVHVDDAAIEAYYQTHPELGRMPEQIRAAYVVFSPDTLLSGIEINEAQLRDYFQRHSTEFGEPEKRHAAHILIRLGPGASAEEIAAAQKQATDILAQAKAAPERFGELAKRYSQDPASAALGGDLGVITPGSLFPEVERVLFGMKPGEVAGPVRSPAGLHILWLKSVEPPRARSFEEVRERVAEAARREAAQRRFNEEAEKFGDLVYAQFGSLEPAATQYGLKIQTTDWITREGKAPPPFDNERLHAALFAEEAIKERRNTEAIEVAPNTLVAARVLEHKPAGQRPLAEVRAEISRILAREQAVKRAREQGQALLERLRKGEAVASLKFDAPRFVDRRAPAGLDAEALRTVFTAPVETLPSYMGQETADGYVIYRISRVSRAEDRLKAAQQIAPALLKRAQASLLTQAYVDSLRQQAKVTVRKGVLDKSER, encoded by the coding sequence ATGCTGTCCGACACCATTCACGAGCGCATGAAGGGCTGGTTCGCCCGTATTCTGCTCGGCCTCATCATCATTTCTTTCGCCTTGTTCGGTGTGGATGCCTATTTCCGCGGGACGGGCGGTGCACAATGGGTGGCTGAGGTAGACGGGCAGAAGATTTCCGCGGTTGAATTCGACGATTTGCTCAAGCGGGAGCAGGCGCGGCTGCGAGAGCTGGGGGAACGGGATCACGCCCGACTCGAATCGACCGAGCTGCGCCAACGCGTTCTGGAGGAGCTCATTCGCAGCCGCGTGCTGTTTGAGGCCGCGCGATCCCGCGGCTATGACATTCCAGAGGAAACGCTGCTCGCCCAGCTGGCTACCGAGCCAGCTTTCCAGGAAGAGGGCCGATTTTCCGAGCGGCGCCTCAATGCCTTCCTCGCTCAGCGCGGATGGTCCCGCTCCCAGTTCCTACAACTCCTGCGCCAGGAGGCTTTGGCCAATCAAATGCTGGGCGTGGCGGTGGCGTCGGCAATCGTGCCCCAGGTAGCGGCAGAGCAGCTAGCCCAGGCCCTGGCGGAAAGCCGCGAGGTGAGCCGCGCGGTGATGAGCGCGGACGCGCTAATGGGGCAGGTTCACGTGGATGACGCAGCGATTGAGGCCTACTACCAGACTCATCCGGAGCTCGGCCGCATGCCCGAGCAGATCCGCGCGGCGTACGTGGTGTTCTCGCCAGACACGCTCCTTTCCGGCATCGAGATCAACGAGGCGCAGCTGCGAGACTATTTTCAACGTCACAGCACGGAATTCGGCGAGCCGGAGAAGCGCCATGCGGCCCACATCCTGATCCGTCTCGGTCCGGGTGCCTCGGCAGAGGAAATCGCGGCCGCGCAGAAGCAGGCGACCGACATTCTCGCCCAGGCCAAGGCTGCCCCTGAGCGCTTCGGCGAGCTGGCCAAGCGTTACTCGCAGGATCCCGCCAGCGCTGCGCTGGGTGGGGATCTCGGCGTGATTACGCCTGGCTCCTTGTTTCCGGAGGTGGAACGCGTGCTGTTCGGCATGAAGCCGGGCGAGGTGGCTGGGCCGGTGCGTTCACCAGCGGGCTTGCACATCCTCTGGTTGAAGAGCGTGGAACCCCCGCGGGCACGCAGCTTCGAGGAGGTGCGGGAGCGGGTCGCGGAGGCCGCGCGGCGCGAGGCGGCGCAGCGCCGCTTCAACGAGGAAGCGGAAAAATTCGGCGATCTGGTGTATGCGCAATTCGGTTCCCTGGAACCTGCTGCCACGCAGTATGGCCTGAAGATCCAGACCACGGACTGGATCACGCGTGAAGGGAAAGCACCTCCACCTTTCGACAACGAGCGTCTCCATGCTGCGCTGTTTGCCGAGGAGGCGATCAAGGAGCGACGCAACACGGAAGCCATCGAGGTGGCACCCAATACCCTGGTGGCCGCGCGCGTGCTGGAACACAAGCCGGCAGGCCAACGCCCCTTAGCGGAGGTACGCGCGGAAATTAGCCGCATCCTGGCGCGGGAGCAGGCCGTGAAGCGGGCGCGTGAACAGGGGCAGGCGCTCCTAGAACGCCTGCGCAAGGGCGAAGCCGTGGCCAGTCTCAAGTTCGATGCACCCCGTTTCGTGGATCGGCGCGCGCCGGCCGGACTTGATGCCGAAGCCCTACGCACGGTGTTCACCGCGCCTGTCGAGACTTTGCCGAGCTACATGGGGCAGGAGACGGCGGACGGTTACGTCATCTACCGAATCTCCCGGGTGAGCCGGGCGGAGGATCGACTCAAAGCGGCGCAGCAGATCGCGCCCGCACTGCTAAAGCGTGCCCAGGCATCTTTGCTTACCCAGGCTTACGTGGATAGCCTGCGCCAGCAGGCCAAGGTGACGGTGCGCAAGGGCGTGCTGGACAAGAGCGAGCGCTAA
- a CDS encoding HU family DNA-binding protein has protein sequence MNKSELIEAIAKNADLSKAAAGRALDAVLAAVQQTLKKGNSVTLVGFGTFYVGKRAARSGRNPRTGATIKIKAARVPKFRAGKALKDAIN, from the coding sequence GTGAACAAATCCGAACTGATCGAGGCGATCGCGAAGAACGCCGATCTTTCCAAAGCCGCTGCCGGTCGCGCCCTGGACGCGGTGCTAGCGGCGGTGCAGCAGACACTCAAGAAGGGCAACAGCGTCACCCTAGTGGGTTTTGGTACGTTCTACGTGGGTAAGCGCGCAGCGCGCAGCGGCCGTAATCCCCGCACCGGCGCCACCATCAAGATCAAGGCTGCCAGAGTGCCGAAATTCCGCGCTGGCAAAGCGCTGAAAGATGCGATAAACTAG